In Pelecanus crispus isolate bPelCri1 chromosome Z, bPelCri1.pri, whole genome shotgun sequence, the following are encoded in one genomic region:
- the F2RL1 gene encoding proteinase-activated receptor 2: protein MAGRRRLCLLLLLLLLLLCALLAAATPAENNRTRSSKGRSFAGQKVPNTSNASEQLIKVDEFAARVLTGKLTTVFLPIVYAIVLIIGLPSNAMALWVFFFRTKKKHPAVIYMVNLALADLLFVVWFPLKIAYHINGNNWLFGEGLCKVLVGFFYGNMYCSILFMTCLSVQRYWVVVNPIVHSRRKSEIALGISLAIWILILLGTIPLYLVQQTVDISNLNITTCHDVLLENDLAHLMFYYFLSLAIGLFLIPALLTAVAYILMIKTLNASISDISTGKKRKRAIKLIITVLCMYLICFTPSNVLLVVHYLLLKTYSQSYLYASYITALCLSTLNSCIDPFIYYYISKDFRDNLKNALLCRSVRSTRRKQVSLSSSRYLKKSNSYSSNSNGTTKSSY from the exons ATGGCAGGGCGCCGCCGGctgtgtctgctgctgctgctgctgctgctgctgctgtgtgcgCTGCTGGCAGCCGCCACTCCCGCAG aGAATAATAGAACCAGGAGTtcaaaaggaagaagttttgcTGGCCAGAAAGTTCCAAATACAAGTAATGCCTCTGAACAGTTAATCAAAGTGGATGAATTTGCAGCAAGAGTCCTCACAGGAAAGCTGACTACAGTTTTTCTTCCCATTGTCTATGCCATTGTCCTTATCATTGGTTTGCCAAGCAATGCCATGGccctctgggttttttttttccgaaCAAAGAAGAAGCATCCAGCTGTGATTTATATGGTTAACTTGGCATTGGCAGACCTTCTTTTTGTTGTCTGGTTCCCGCTGAAGATTGCATACCACATAAATGGCAATAATTGGCTATTTGGTGAAGGTCTCTGCAAAGTACTTGTTGGATTTTTCTATGGAAATATGTACTGTTCCATTCTCTTTATGACATGTCTCAGTGTGCAACGGTATTGGGTTGTAGTGAACCCCATAGTGcattcaagaaggaaatctgaaaTTGCCTTGGGCATTTCCCTTGCTATCTGGATACTGATTTTGTTGGGCACCATTCCATTGTATCTTGTTCAGCAGACAGTAGATATTTCAAATCTTAACATCACTACCTGCCATGATGTGCTGCTTGAAAATGATTTGGCTCATCTCATGTTCTATTATTTCCTCTCACTTGCAATTGGACTCTTCTTAATCCCAGCTCTCCTCACTGCTGTCGCTTACATACTAATGATTAAGACTCTGAATGCTTCCATCTCAGATATAAGCACTGGGAAGAAACGAAAAAGAGCAATCAAACTCATTATCACTGTCCTGTGTATGTATCTCATCTGTTTTACACCTAGCAATGTGCTGCTTGTTGTGCACTATTTGCTCCTCAAAACCTACAGCCAGAGCTATCTGTATGCGTCATACATAACTGCACTGTGTCTTTCTACTTTGAACAGTTGTATTGATCCATTCATCTATTACTATATTTCAAAAGACTTCAGAGACAACCTTAAAAATGCTCTTCTTTGCCGAAGTGTGCGAAGTACACGGAGGAAGCAAGTATCTCTCTCATCGAGCAGGTACCTCAAGAAATCAAATTCTTATTCTTCAAACTCAAATGGGACCACTAAATCATCCTACTGA